The Vibrio syngnathi DNA window GTGACCGAATCCATCGGATTGATATAGCGACTTTGCTCCACGATAGGACCAGACAGGTTAAGTACTAAAGCCGATTCCTGTGGAACAGTGGGTTGAGTTGTGTCTGAGTGGAAGTATACAAAGTAGATGATGGCGATACTGAGTAAAAAGAAAAGGTTAACCAGCGCAAGACGCACAAACGTGATGAGCTTCCAAATCCCTTTAAAGATCGTACCTATAAATTTGAATATCTTTTTCATTATGTCTCCGCAGTGAGATCACGTGGCTTTAACAAGCAACAGTACTATTAATCTCAATAATATGAACTGCTTAGTATCCTACGATAATTCCCTAGCTCAAACTACACCAAGAATTGTTAATCGATATATATTCTCATTAAGTGTAGACAAATTAAGGGTTTCTGAACGATTAATACCTTCAGCATTATGATCAGTGTTACAAAAATGTAAACGGTTGTTTGAACTTTTGGTGATTGAGTTATATTGTGGTCAGACCACAAGGATATAATAATAGAAGTGATGTCTGCCATGTACCCACATTTACTCGAACCACTCGATCTTGGATTTACTCAGTTACGTAACCGTGTATTGATGGGATCAATGCACACGGGTTTAGAAGAAAATAAAGAAGGCCTCCACAAGCTTGCCGCGTTTTATGAAGAGCGAGCAAAAGGAGGCGTTGGCCTTATTGTTACCGGTGGTTTCTCTCCTAATTTACGTGGCAGATTGACCCCATTTAGTGCTGAGTTCAGTAAAGTTAAGCACGCAAAAGCTCACCAAGTTGTTACCGAGGCCGTGCATAAGCATGGCGGTAAAATTGCTCTTCAGTTGCTGCATGCTGGCCGCTATGCCATGCACCCATTCGCGCAAAGTGCTTCGGGCATCAAAGCGCCAATCGCTAAGTTTGCACCGAGTGAGATGAGCCCTCGTCAAATTAAAAAGACCATCGGTGCTTTTGCCAATAGTGCAGAACTCGCTCAGGTTGCTGGCTATGACGGAATTGAGATCATGGGCTCTGAAGGCTACTTGATTAACCAATTTATCTGTAAACGTACCAACATGCGTTATGACGAATGGGGCGGTTCTTATGAGAAGCGCATGCGTTTCCCGCTAGAGATCGTTAAATCGATTCGCGAAGCGGTGGGTAAAGATTTCATCATTATTTTCCGCTTATCGATGCTGGATTTGGTTGAGCAAGGCAGCACGTTCGAAGATGTTGTACTTTTGGCTCAGAAGCTAGAAGAAGCGGGCGTGACCATTATCAATACTGGTATTGGTTGGCATGAAGCTCGTGTCCCAACTATTGCGACACAAGTTCCAAGAGGGGCATTCTCTTGGGTGACGGAAAAAGTAAAACCATACGTGTCGATCCCAGTGGTGACGTGTAACCGAATCAACACGCCAGAAGAGGCCGAACGTATCCTCAGTTCAGGACAGGCCGACATGGTATCAATGGCTCGTCCATTCTTGGCTGACCCTGACTTTGTTAATAAAGCCGCTCAAGACCAAGCGCAGTTCATTAACACCTGTATCGGTTGTAACCAAGCGTGTCTTGATAACGTATTCAAAGGCAAACGAGCGAGCTGCTTGGTGAACCCTCGCGCTTGTTACGAAACTGAAATTGTTGTGCAACCAGCTCAAGCAACCAAAACCATTGCCGTCGTCGGTGCTGGGCCAGCAGGTTTAGCTTGTGCAACAACGTTGGCACAGCGTGGGCATAAGGTTGATCTGATAGAGAAAAATGACCGCATCGGTGGACAATTTAGATTGGCAATGCAGATTCCGGGTAAAGAAGAGTTCAGAGAAACGATTCGTTACTTTGCTAACCAAATAGATGCATCAGGCGTGAACTTAAAACTGGATACTGAAGCGACGTTTGAGATGTTGTTGAAGTACGATGAAGTCGTCATGGCGGCCGGTGTTGAACCAAGAAAGCTTGATATTGAAGGGATAGACCAAGAAAACGTAGTCGATTACCAAACCTTGATTCGTGAAAAGACACCAGTAGGCGAAAAAGTCGCGATTGTTGGTGCCGGTGGTATTGGTATTGATGTGGCAACTATGCTGACAGAACCGACTTCACATAGCTTGGATGACTGGCTGCATGAGTGGGGCATTGATAAGAATATGGAGCACCCAGGTGGACTTTATCCTTACCCTGATTCGTTCAGTGATAAAACGGTTTGGGTAATGCAGCGCAAAGCAGGCCGTGTCGGTAAAGGCCCGGGTAAAACGACGGGTTGGATCCATAAGCGCACACTAGAGAAACGAGGTGTGAACTTACTTGGCGGCGTGAGCTACAACAAGATTGACGACCAAGGTCTGCATATCAGCGTTGGTAAGAAAGATCAGGTACTCGATGCCGATTCCGTTATCGTGTGCGCGGGTCAGGTTTCTGTTCGTCCATTCGAAGACATGTGGCAAGAGTTTGGTGGCAAACTACACGTGATAGGCGGCGCCGACTACGCGGGTGAACTGGATGCGGTACGTGCGATTCGCCAAGGTGTTGAGCTGGCTATTAAGTTATAGAATCAGCGATTAACTGTAATTTTATCGGTAGATATTATTACTTAATTTGCTGAGTTAGATTTTAAACAAGGCTCCTAAGTCATAGATTTAGGAGCCTTTATTGTTTCCAGTATTGTTTGAACTATAGTGTCAATTGGACAGCCGTTGAGATTTATTATCGTTTGTATTCTGTGCTACAGTTCAACTATACAAACAATAAAAATTAGTAAGGACTTCAAATGGATGCTTTGGATCTATTGCTCAACAGACGCTCAATCGCAAAACTCTCTGATCCAGCACCTGAAGGTGTGGCGTTAGAAAACATCATCAAAGCGGGCTTACGAGCTCCAGACCACGGCGCATTGACACCATGGCGCTTTGTTATCGCACAAGGCTCAGGGTTACAGAAGCTCTCTGATATTTTGGTTCGTGCGGCACAAGCTGACGAGAGCGAAGAAGCGGTCATTGAGAAAGTTAAAAAAGCGCCGTTTCGAGCTCCGATGGTGATCACTATCATCGCAAAGGTAACTGAGCACGAAAAAGTGCCCGCGTTCGAACAACACTTATCTGCGGGTTGCGCTGCACAGGCGATGCAAATGGCAGCCGTCGCTCAAGGTTTCCAAGGGTTTTGGCGCTCAGGTAAGTGGATGTTCCACCCTGAAGTTCACCAAGCTTTCGGCCTAGAAGGCGACGACGA harbors:
- a CDS encoding NADPH-dependent 2,4-dienoyl-CoA reductase, producing the protein MSAMYPHLLEPLDLGFTQLRNRVLMGSMHTGLEENKEGLHKLAAFYEERAKGGVGLIVTGGFSPNLRGRLTPFSAEFSKVKHAKAHQVVTEAVHKHGGKIALQLLHAGRYAMHPFAQSASGIKAPIAKFAPSEMSPRQIKKTIGAFANSAELAQVAGYDGIEIMGSEGYLINQFICKRTNMRYDEWGGSYEKRMRFPLEIVKSIREAVGKDFIIIFRLSMLDLVEQGSTFEDVVLLAQKLEEAGVTIINTGIGWHEARVPTIATQVPRGAFSWVTEKVKPYVSIPVVTCNRINTPEEAERILSSGQADMVSMARPFLADPDFVNKAAQDQAQFINTCIGCNQACLDNVFKGKRASCLVNPRACYETEIVVQPAQATKTIAVVGAGPAGLACATTLAQRGHKVDLIEKNDRIGGQFRLAMQIPGKEEFRETIRYFANQIDASGVNLKLDTEATFEMLLKYDEVVMAAGVEPRKLDIEGIDQENVVDYQTLIREKTPVGEKVAIVGAGGIGIDVATMLTEPTSHSLDDWLHEWGIDKNMEHPGGLYPYPDSFSDKTVWVMQRKAGRVGKGPGKTTGWIHKRTLEKRGVNLLGGVSYNKIDDQGLHISVGKKDQVLDADSVIVCAGQVSVRPFEDMWQEFGGKLHVIGGADYAGELDAVRAIRQGVELAIKL
- a CDS encoding NAD(P)H nitroreductase, which codes for MDALDLLLNRRSIAKLSDPAPEGVALENIIKAGLRAPDHGALTPWRFVIAQGSGLQKLSDILVRAAQADESEEAVIEKVKKAPFRAPMVITIIAKVTEHEKVPAFEQHLSAGCAAQAMQMAAVAQGFQGFWRSGKWMFHPEVHQAFGLEGDDEIVGFLYLGTPGCTPMKAPERDFSKFVEFL